A genomic window from Salvia splendens isolate huo1 chromosome 11, SspV2, whole genome shotgun sequence includes:
- the LOC121755472 gene encoding galactinol synthase 1-like, with protein MVPPSDALSVGKLTPALGSRKAYVTFLAGTGDYVKGVVGLAKGLRKVKSIYPLVVAILPDVPEEHREILRSQGCIVKEIEPVYPPANQTQFAMAYYVINYSKLRIWNFLEYSKMVYLDGDIQVFENIDHLMDTPDGYFYAVMDCFCEKTWSHSPQYAVGYCQQCPNKVTWPAEMGPPPPLYFNAGMFVHEPSKATYETLLETLQIAPTTPFAEQDFLNTFFNPIYKPIPPIYNLVLAMLWRHPENIELEKAKVVHYCAAGSKPWRYTGEEANMDREDIKMLVKKWWDIYNDESLDYKPEEEADESFSKPSILASLPEPAVSYVPAPSAA; from the exons atggtgCCACCATCTGATGCTTTATCCGTCGGAAAACTGACGCCGGCCCTCGGGTCGAGGAAGGCATACGTGACTTTCTTGGCCGGAACCGGGGACTATGTGAAAGGGGTGGTCGGTCTAGCCAAGGGTTTGAGGAAGGTGAAGAGCATCTACCCGCTGGTCGTGGCGATCTTGCCTGACGTGCCAGAGGAGCACCGTGAGATCTTGAGGTCCCAAGGCTGCATTGTCAAGGAGATCGAGCCGGTCTATCCACCGGCCAACCAGACTCAGTTCGCCATGGCGTATTACGTTATTAACTACTCTAAGCTTCGTATTTGGAAC TTCCTGGAGTATAGCAAAATGGTGTACCTCGATGGAGACATCCAAGTTTTCGAAAACATCGATCACCTCATGGACACCCCAGACGGCTACTTCTACGCCGTTATGGATTGCTTCTGCGAGAAAACATGGAGCCACTCTCCACAATACGCCGTTGGGTACTGCCAGCAATGCCCTAACAAGGTGACCTGGCCGGCTGAGATGGGCCCCCCTCCCCCGCTCTACTTCAACGCGGGCATGTTCGTGCACGAGCCAAGCAAGGCTACTTATGAGACCCTCCTCGAGACTCTCCAGATCGCCCCCACCACGCCCTTTGCAGAGCAG GATTTCCTGAACACCTTCTTCAACCCAATCTACAAACCTATCCCGCCGATCTACAACCTGGTGCTCGCCATGCTGTGGCGCCACCCTGAGAACATCGAGCTCGAGAAGGCCAAAGTTGTCCACTACTGTGCCGCG GGGTCGAAGCCATGGAGGTACACTGGGGAGGAGGCTAACATGGATAGAGAAGACATCAAGATGCTGGTGAAGAAATGGTGGGACATCTACAATGACGAATCCCTCGACTACAAgccggaggaggaggcggatgAATCCTTCTCCAAGCCATCCATCTTGGCCTCCCTCCCTGAACCCGCGGTTTCGTACGTCCCGGCGCCCTCCGCTGCCTAA